The Silene latifolia isolate original U9 population chromosome Y, ASM4854445v1, whole genome shotgun sequence sequence AGAATCGTATGGCCTCTTACTTATAGAAAGAATGTaatataatatatttatttaGGTAGCATACAAGTACAAAAGGATTAGGGCAGTTACGCTTATCATGGTTAGCCAATTGTTTGCAATTATTGCAAAGCCTTTTAGGCTTCTCTGCTTTGGCAATGCATTGTTGCTTTGTCGATATCATTCTCTTCCCACTACCCTTCTTCTTTGCCTGACGAGGCGGTAGAATCCTCACCTCAGTTGAGGAACTACATCCAAGAAGCATTTCCAACTCCTGCTCTTTTGTCATTAACTGTGCTTGTGGATTGAGTTTGACCCTATATTGCTTCAATGTGTCAGCAAGATCAGTGATCTGATTGTTAGGCATAGTTCTCAGCACACTGATAGTTGAGTAGAACTCTGACCATAACTTGCACATCTCCGGCTTCTTTACATCTGTGGCATCAAAGTCGTCAAGTAACTCACCATGTGAACCATAAAGAGGGATCTTTTGTGCATTCTTTGTCCAGCGCATAAGAATGTACTTATCAGGCAAAGTCTTGACTTGTTTCCCAGAGAAAATCCAAATAATGTGTTTGCAAATAATACCCTTCCTATTGAACAGCTTACAAGAACATTCTGCATCGTTGCTTGTAGAATTGAACACTACTTGAAAGGTCTTATGCATTCTAGCGCCAGCTACAACAATGACCTCTATACTGTGGATAGGTGGTATAAAGCCACCAACACTAAGGGAACACATGGAGGCAGCAGCCTCTTGTTGAATATCTTTGAAAATAGCATGGGTATAAACCTTGGACGCATGAGCTTCCAAGTGTAGAGACGTAGCTAATTGTGGTAAAGTATAATCATTGTCTCGATCATGTTGTTTTGAGTATGGCGCTGTTGATCCATGGCGCTTTGAAaccgcatccaaaactcaacaagtGTACCATGTATATTTTCAAAATGCTTGAAAAACCTATTCTGGCTCTCTGATCGTTGAGTTGTTCGGAGAATACATCCCATAGGAATATTATGATAATAAGCCTGGATCCATCTCCTTCTTTTTTTATACATGTGTGACAACCATGAATTTGCTTGCAAGTTATGCTCAGCAATTTACTCAGACCACTTGGATTCAAATTCTAAAGGTTCCAAGTCAGAGTCCCAAACTACAGCATTCAAAAGACTCACAAAATCAGTCTCTTTGGATATTGTACTTCCAATCTTATCAGTGACCTTTTGCataatatgccacatgcaatatctatGCTTAGCCTTCTTGAAAACTTTGGGTACAACCTTCTTTATTCCTGGACATTGGTTAGCGATTATACATTGCGGCTCTCGCTGACCCATAGCGTCTAAGAACTTCTCAAAAACCCACTTAAATGAATCTTCATCCTTATGAAACAACAATGCAGCAGCAAAAGTCACAGATCTTTTGTGGTGGTCTACCCCAGTAAAAGGAGTGAAAATCATAGAATATTTATTTGCACCGTAAGTTGGATCAAAAGTGACCAAATCACCAAAGGAAGAGTAGTTTCGACGTGCTTGTGCGTCACACCAAAACACACGAACCAAATTTGAAAGAATCCACTTCATAAGCAAAGTAAAAACCTGGATTGGTTTCACGTAGGTCCTCGAAATGATTGATAAACAATTGAGCATCCTTATCTCCTATGAAACATTTGATATCCCTTCCAAAATTCTTAAAATCAATCAATTGAGCACCAACATTCTTGTAACCATCTGCATGTTCCTTAGAATATCTATATGCCAATGTAGTGCCTAAATTAACTTTTAAATGATCAATAATTGCCTTTTTATGAAAAAGATGAAGGTGGATCTTTTTTCTTTGAAATTCTTGATTTGTGAGTGAACAAAGACGATGATTATGCCATTCACGAAACTAAGCAACAACATAAACATCCTTGATAAGGCGAAATTCAATCATAACATCACACCCAATCCTAGTTAGTTTATTGTTCTTAATATCAAACGGCTTTATAAGTGTCTGCTCCACTACACTATCATGAACAACAACTTTCCTTTTCTTACCATCTCTAAACCCTTCACGATTACAGACAACAAGTTTATAAAAGATGGCAACATCAGCATTTTTTTTTTGGGAGGACTTCCTAGGTCCAAAACCACATGCTTCTGCATACACATTATAAAAACTGATAGCGTCTTCCAATTTTTCAAAAGTCTCACCAAGTTGAGGTTTAGACTGAATTGAGACATTCCTTGTCCACAATTCAGTACCACCAGATGTGGAATCCAAAAACAGTTGATGTTCATGATAAGAAACAGAAGGTTGTTCAATGCGTGGAGTAGAAGTAATTTCCGTAAAATGATTATCATTAGACGTAGGTGGAGAAGGACTTTCAATGCGTGTAATAGAAGTAATTTGAGACACACTAGTATCGTGAGAGGTGGGTCCAAAAGAAGGCATACAACTATCAGCATCTGGAAAAAAATATAATATGAGAAGCATTAAAAGATAAAACAGGTATTAAGTAAACAGTAGGGGACCAAGACTAATGACAAAGTTTGTTATTGTAgtagttgtgatattgtattgaacatgGTGTGATATTATATTGGATATCTGTTAATATTGTAATAATGTGAAAGCAGTGTCAAGATCTACAAATCTACAAACGAATATAGTACGAGAATGCATAACAACAGCTGATAACAGATGTAAAGAAAACAATAAGTTACAATGACGACAAACTCATAGGAATATTTAAAATATAGGTAGCAAAAACCGTATGAAAATTGAAAATTCGTACGGTAGACCAATAAAACCGAATGAAAATTGAAAACATACACTAtgccaaataagaccttcaataacggtcaaataatgcaatatACCagttttaaatagaaacacgggaccATTATTGTGACGGTttttaaatatataccacggttgtacaaataacacgcgaccgttataaaatcttttaagaaaccattattaaatcttaagaacggtttcaaatccgttgtcgtagtttactattgacaacgtcttatcgttccaaaaccgttgttaaatattatatat is a genomic window containing:
- the LOC141629206 gene encoding protein FAR1-RELATED SEQUENCE 12-like → MTNDADSCMPSFGPTSHDTSVSQITSITRIESPSPPTSNDNHFTEITSTPRIEQPSVSYHEHQLFLDSTSGGTELWTRNVSIQSKPQLGETFEKLEDAISFYNVYAEACGFGPRKSSQKKNADVAIFYKLVVCNREGFRDGKKRKVVVHDSVVEQTLIKPFDIKNNKLTRIGYSKEHADGYKNVGAQLIDFKNFGRDIKCFIGDKDAQLFINHFEDLRETNPGFYFAYEVDSFKFDHHKRSVTFAAALLFHKDEDSFKWVFEKFLDAMGQREPQCIIANQCPGIKKVVPKVFKKAKHRYCMWHIMQKVTDKIGSTISKETDFRHGSTAPYSKQHDRDNDYTLPQLATSLHLEAHASKVYTHAIFKDIQQEAAASMCSLSVGGFIPPIHSIEVIVVAGARMHKTFQVVFNSTSNDAECSCKLFNRKGIICKHIIWIFSGKQVKTLPDKYILMRWTKNAQKIPLYGSHGELLDDFDATDVKKPEMCKLWSEFYSTISVLRTMPNNQITDLADTLKQYRVKLNPQAQLMTKEQELEMLLGCSSSTEVRILPPRQAKKKGSGKRMISTKQQCIAKAEKPKRLCNNCKQLANHDKRNCPNPFVLRSSDDD